A DNA window from Aestuariispira ectoiniformans contains the following coding sequences:
- a CDS encoding SDR family oxidoreductase: MDVKDVVAVVSGGASGLGEGTARALASAGAKVAILDMGLDKAKAVADEIGGIALQCDVSDAVSAEQAMADVEAQLGPCGIAVNCAGIAPAKRIVGREGPQALEDFNKVIQVNLVGTFNIMRLAAAQMQKRDPNADGERGVIVSTASVAAFEGQIGQAAYAASKGGVVALTLPAAREFAKSGIRVNAIAPGLFGTPMLLGMPQEVQDSLASTLPFPSRFGKPEEYAKLVLHMVDNAIMNGEVVRLDSALRMQPK, from the coding sequence ATGGATGTGAAAGATGTTGTTGCCGTTGTTTCTGGTGGAGCGTCCGGCCTAGGAGAAGGAACGGCGCGCGCGTTGGCGTCTGCCGGGGCCAAGGTGGCGATCCTGGATATGGGGTTGGACAAAGCCAAGGCCGTTGCCGATGAGATCGGCGGGATTGCCCTGCAATGCGATGTGTCGGATGCGGTCAGCGCGGAACAGGCAATGGCGGACGTCGAAGCACAGCTCGGCCCCTGTGGTATTGCGGTCAATTGTGCGGGCATCGCGCCTGCAAAACGCATCGTTGGCAGAGAAGGTCCTCAGGCCCTGGAAGATTTCAACAAAGTCATTCAGGTAAATCTGGTCGGCACCTTCAACATCATGCGCCTTGCGGCGGCCCAGATGCAAAAGCGCGACCCCAATGCGGATGGTGAACGCGGTGTGATCGTCTCCACGGCATCGGTTGCCGCCTTTGAAGGCCAGATCGGTCAGGCGGCCTATGCTGCGTCGAAAGGCGGGGTCGTCGCCCTGACATTGCCGGCGGCACGCGAATTTGCCAAATCCGGTATCCGGGTGAATGCCATTGCGCCGGGCCTCTTCGGAACCCCGATGCTTCTCGGAATGCCGCAGGAGGTTCAGGACAGCCTGGCATCGACCTTGCCCTTCCCGTCGCGTTTCGGCAAACCGGAAGAATATGCCAAGCTTGTTCTGCATATGGTCGATAATGCGATCATGAATGGCGAGGTCGTCCGTTTGGACAGCGCGTTGCGGATGCAACCGAAGTAA